One Halomonas sp. M4R1S46 genomic window carries:
- a CDS encoding amino acid ABC transporter ATP-binding protein, producing the protein MNQETSKSGGEPIVRLDKVNKHFGSLHVLKDIDLEVSPGEVVVIIGASGSGKSTLIRCINGLEEFQKGSLEVDGKPLLPYGKATKALQKIRTEVGMVFQQFNLFPHLSVLDNVTLAPMKVRGWSRADATETAERLLERVDISDQAAKYPGQLSGGQQQRVALARALAMEPRLMLFDEPTSALDPEMIGEVLDAMRELANEGMTMMIVTHEMGFAREVADRVIFIHKGEIAEEGPPETIFDSPREEPTRNFLARVLKH; encoded by the coding sequence ATGAACCAAGAGACGTCCAAGTCCGGCGGCGAGCCCATCGTGCGCCTGGACAAGGTCAACAAGCACTTCGGCAGCCTGCATGTCCTCAAGGACATCGACCTCGAGGTCAGCCCCGGCGAGGTCGTGGTGATCATCGGCGCCAGCGGCTCGGGCAAGTCCACCCTGATCCGCTGCATCAATGGCCTCGAGGAGTTCCAGAAGGGGAGCCTGGAGGTGGACGGCAAACCGCTGCTGCCCTACGGCAAGGCCACCAAGGCGCTGCAGAAGATCCGCACCGAGGTGGGCATGGTGTTCCAGCAGTTCAACCTCTTCCCCCACCTCAGCGTGCTGGACAACGTCACCCTGGCCCCCATGAAGGTGCGGGGCTGGAGCCGGGCCGATGCCACCGAGACCGCCGAGCGGCTGCTCGAGCGGGTCGACATCAGCGACCAAGCCGCCAAGTATCCCGGCCAGCTGTCCGGCGGCCAGCAGCAGCGGGTGGCCCTGGCCCGGGCCCTGGCCATGGAGCCCCGGTTGATGCTCTTCGACGAGCCCACCTCGGCGCTGGACCCGGAGATGATCGGCGAGGTCCTGGATGCCATGCGCGAGCTCGCCAACGAGGGCATGACCATGATGATCGTGACCCACGAGATGGGCTTCGCCCGGGAGGTCGCCGACCGGGTGATCTTCATCCACAAGGGAGAAATCGCCGAGGAGGGCCCCCCCGAGACGATCTTCGATTCGCCCCGGGAGGAACCCACCCGGAACTTCCTGGCCCGGGTGTTGAAGCACTGA
- a CDS encoding amino acid ABC transporter permease, with protein sequence MDVTFQFDWQAAFASIPYLLTGIPYTLLISFGGLAIGFIIGIIFGLLRISPVVWLRWPAVAYIEIFRGTPVLVQVLFIFYGLPQLLGGPINALVAGIAAIAVNSGAYISEIVRGGVQSIERGQREAGLSLGLSRRQTFRYIIWPQAFRRMIPPLGNQGIISIKDTSLFSVIGVGELVRQGQVYIATTFNALEVYLMVAMLYLVITLSLSVALRFLERKGLVGQ encoded by the coding sequence TTGGACGTCACTTTCCAGTTCGACTGGCAGGCGGCCTTCGCCTCCATTCCGTACCTGCTGACGGGTATCCCCTATACCCTGCTGATCTCCTTCGGCGGGCTGGCCATCGGCTTCATCATCGGCATCATCTTCGGCCTGCTGCGCATCAGCCCGGTCGTCTGGTTGCGCTGGCCGGCCGTGGCCTACATCGAGATCTTCCGCGGCACCCCGGTCCTGGTCCAGGTGCTGTTCATCTTCTACGGCCTGCCGCAGCTGCTCGGCGGTCCCATCAACGCGCTGGTCGCCGGCATCGCAGCGATCGCGGTGAACTCCGGGGCCTACATCTCGGAGATCGTCCGCGGCGGCGTCCAGTCCATCGAGCGCGGCCAGCGCGAGGCCGGCCTGTCCCTGGGGCTGTCCCGGCGCCAGACCTTCCGCTACATCATCTGGCCCCAGGCCTTCCGTCGCATGATCCCGCCGCTGGGCAACCAGGGCATCATCAGCATCAAGGACACCTCACTGTTCTCGGTCATCGGTGTCGGCGAGCTGGTCCGCCAGGGCCAGGTCTACATCGCCACCACCTTCAACGCCCTGGAGGTGTACCTGATGGTCGCCATGCTCTATCTGGTGATCACCCTGTCGCTGTCGGTGGCGCTGCGTTTCCTGGAGCGCAAGGGCCTGGTCGGACAATAA
- a CDS encoding transporter substrate-binding domain-containing protein — MKRHLKAASLASCLGLTLGLSGAAGADNHVVDVVTDPSFVPFEMMDQETGEMVGFDMDIIAEVAERAGFDYNLRTMDFNGIIPAVQTGNVDIAIAGITITDERAEIVDFSDPYYDSGLRILVNADDDSVDSVEDLEGKKIGTKIGSTSYDYLEENLGDSADITPYPGSGDMYMALLGGSVDAVFYDAPNVGYFSQTRGEGRTKVVGPLYEGQQYGIVFVQGSEWVEPVNEALAAMKEDGTYDEIHAKWFGSPSDE; from the coding sequence ATGAAACGTCACTTGAAGGCGGCCTCGCTGGCTTCCTGCCTCGGCCTGACCCTGGGCCTGTCCGGCGCCGCCGGCGCCGACAACCATGTGGTCGATGTCGTCACCGACCCGAGCTTCGTGCCCTTCGAGATGATGGACCAGGAAACCGGCGAGATGGTCGGCTTCGACATGGACATCATCGCCGAGGTCGCCGAGCGGGCCGGTTTCGACTACAACCTGCGCACCATGGACTTCAACGGCATCATCCCCGCCGTCCAGACCGGCAACGTCGACATCGCCATCGCCGGCATCACCATCACCGACGAGCGGGCCGAGATCGTCGACTTCTCCGATCCCTACTACGACAGCGGCCTGCGTATCCTGGTCAATGCCGACGACGACAGCGTCGACAGCGTCGAGGACCTGGAAGGCAAGAAGATCGGCACCAAGATCGGCTCCACCAGCTACGACTATCTGGAAGAGAACCTCGGCGATTCCGCCGACATCACCCCCTATCCGGGCTCGGGCGACATGTACATGGCCCTGCTCGGCGGCAGCGTCGATGCGGTCTTCTATGATGCCCCGAACGTCGGCTACTTCTCCCAGACCCGTGGCGAGGGCCGCACCAAGGTCGTCGGGCCGCTCTACGAGGGGCAACAGTACGGCATCGTCTTCGTCCAGGGCAGCGAGTGGGTGGAACCCGTCAACGAGGCCCTGGCGGCCATGAAGGAAGACGGCACCTACGACGAGATCCACGCCAAGTGGTTCGGCAGCCCCAGCGACGAATGA
- the erpA gene encoding iron-sulfur cluster insertion protein ErpA has protein sequence MSGAATFVPTPLLLSDSAKARLHALIEEEGNPRLKLRVYVTGGGCSGFQYGFDFAENVAEDDTLVEFGEVALVVDPLSYQYLVGSTVDYEEGLAGARFLIQNPNATTTCGCGASFMV, from the coding sequence ATGAGCGGTGCCGCAACCTTCGTTCCCACCCCCTTGCTGCTCTCCGACAGCGCCAAGGCGCGGCTCCATGCCCTGATCGAGGAGGAGGGCAACCCCCGCCTCAAGCTGCGGGTCTACGTGACCGGCGGCGGTTGCTCGGGCTTCCAGTACGGCTTCGACTTCGCCGAGAATGTCGCCGAGGACGACACCCTGGTCGAGTTCGGCGAGGTGGCGCTGGTGGTCGACCCGCTGTCCTATCAGTACCTGGTCGGCTCCACCGTCGACTACGAGGAAGGCCTGGCCGGCGCCCGCTTCCTGATCCAGAACCCCAATGCCACCACCACCTGCGGCTGTGGCGCCTCCTTTATGGTCTGA
- the argC gene encoding N-acetyl-gamma-glutamyl-phosphate reductase — protein sequence MIKVGIVGGTGYTGVELLRLLARHPEVRIEAITSRSEAGLGVSELYPNLRGHYDELRFSEPDPARLAACDAIFFATPHGVAHALAGELLERGTRVIDLSADFRLRDAVEWENWYGQPHGAPELLDDAVYGLPEVNRERIRQARLIAVPGCYPTAVQLGLLPLLEAGLIDVEHVIADCKSGVTGAGRGAKVPSLLAEASESMKAYGASGHRHLPEIRQGLGDAAGGPVGLTFVPHLTPMIRGIHATLYGRLTGEPGDLQALFEQRFAGEPFVDVMPAGSHPETRSVKGANVCRLAVHRPGDGDTVVVLAVIDNLVKGASGQAVHNLNLMFGLDEHAGLDAPAMMP from the coding sequence GTGATCAAGGTCGGAATCGTCGGCGGCACCGGTTACACCGGTGTCGAACTGCTCAGGCTGCTGGCCCGTCACCCCGAGGTGCGCATCGAGGCCATCACCTCGCGCAGCGAGGCCGGCCTCGGCGTCAGCGAGCTCTACCCCAACCTGCGCGGCCACTACGACGAGTTGCGCTTCAGCGAACCGGATCCCGCTCGGCTGGCGGCCTGCGATGCCATCTTCTTCGCCACCCCCCACGGCGTGGCCCATGCCCTGGCCGGTGAGCTGCTCGAGCGCGGCACCCGGGTGATCGATCTCTCGGCGGACTTCCGCCTGCGCGATGCCGTCGAATGGGAGAACTGGTACGGCCAGCCCCACGGCGCCCCCGAACTGCTCGACGACGCCGTCTACGGCCTGCCCGAGGTCAACCGCGAGCGCATCCGCCAGGCCCGGCTGATCGCCGTGCCCGGCTGCTATCCCACCGCGGTACAACTCGGCCTGCTGCCGCTGCTGGAGGCCGGACTGATCGATGTCGAGCACGTGATCGCCGACTGCAAGTCCGGCGTCACCGGGGCCGGCCGCGGGGCCAAGGTGCCCTCGCTGCTGGCCGAGGCCAGCGAGTCCATGAAGGCCTACGGCGCCTCCGGCCATCGCCACCTTCCCGAGATCCGTCAGGGCCTGGGCGATGCCGCCGGCGGCCCGGTGGGGCTGACCTTCGTGCCCCACCTGACGCCGATGATCCGTGGCATCCACGCCACCCTCTACGGGCGCCTCACCGGCGAGCCGGGTGACCTCCAGGCGCTGTTCGAACAGCGCTTCGCCGGCGAGCCCTTCGTCGACGTGATGCCGGCTGGCAGTCATCCCGAGACGCGCAGCGTCAAGGGCGCCAACGTCTGCCGCCTGGCCGTCCACCGCCCCGGCGACGGCGACACCGTGGTGGTCCTCGCGGTGATCGACAACCTGGTCAAGGGCGCCTCCGGCCAGGCCGTGCACAACCTCAACCTGATGTTCGGCCTCGACGAGCACGCCGGCCTCGACGCCCCGGCGATGATGCCCTGA
- a CDS encoding chloride channel protein — MPRLPLPRYNLDRFRRQLASVDALPQLCVLGVVSGLITGGLMVVFRLLLALGAMVFLPGGNPEAFEGLTPAARALLPLLAVALIGLWLWRQPVAGRQIGVAHVISRLTYHQGRFPLRNWLTQWWVGLISVLGGLSAGREGPAIHLGAAASSGLGQRLRLPHNSLRVLVACGTAAGISASFNTPIAGVIFAMEVVMMEYTITGFMPVILASTMGAVVAQAVFGFERPFQETSVALGSLFNLPWIVVSALVIGLLAGLFVRVARSGVRLDGLPVAARFALAGSLVGAVAWWYPQVQGMGYDTLGLTLAGELTLDVLLAVAIGKLLLTAGAVACGIPVSIIGPILVAGGAAGALCGLLGAQLMPGLATGPEVYAMLGMAAMMGAVLQAPLAALMALLELTHNPNLILPGMLAVVVAGLTARQLCGCDGFFISVTRHGLHPLQQPLMQALSRVSVPAVMERDLVRTRRRVTREQASALLEAKPVWVVIERSSDDKPALALKAADLARWMLEHDDDDKIGKDGKLDLMEIPGQRLDMAPIHLQATLSEAFTRLNDKAVDALYVEHGHRPKRKRISGIITRDAIERYYRYSDTPPA, encoded by the coding sequence TTGCCGCGTCTGCCGTTACCCCGTTACAACCTGGACCGATTTCGTCGCCAGCTGGCCAGTGTCGATGCTCTCCCCCAGCTGTGCGTGCTCGGGGTGGTGTCGGGGCTGATCACCGGCGGCCTGATGGTGGTCTTCCGTCTGCTGCTGGCCCTCGGGGCCATGGTCTTCCTGCCCGGCGGCAATCCCGAGGCCTTCGAGGGCCTGACGCCGGCCGCCCGGGCGCTCCTGCCGCTGCTGGCGGTGGCGCTGATCGGCCTGTGGCTGTGGCGCCAGCCGGTCGCCGGTCGCCAGATCGGCGTGGCCCATGTGATCTCTCGGCTGACCTACCACCAGGGACGCTTCCCGCTGCGCAACTGGCTCACCCAGTGGTGGGTGGGGCTGATCTCGGTGCTGGGCGGGCTCTCGGCGGGGCGCGAGGGCCCGGCCATCCATCTCGGCGCGGCGGCGTCCAGCGGGCTGGGCCAGCGCCTGCGCCTGCCCCACAACAGCCTGCGCGTGCTGGTCGCCTGCGGCACCGCGGCGGGCATTTCGGCGTCCTTCAATACCCCCATCGCCGGGGTCATCTTCGCCATGGAAGTGGTGATGATGGAGTACACCATCACCGGGTTCATGCCGGTGATCCTGGCCTCGACCATGGGGGCCGTAGTGGCGCAGGCGGTGTTCGGCTTCGAGCGCCCCTTCCAGGAGACCAGTGTGGCGCTGGGCTCGCTGTTCAACCTGCCCTGGATCGTGGTCAGTGCCCTGGTCATCGGCCTGCTGGCCGGTCTCTTCGTGCGGGTGGCGCGCTCCGGCGTGCGGCTCGATGGCCTGCCCGTGGCGGCACGCTTCGCCCTGGCCGGCAGCCTGGTCGGTGCCGTCGCCTGGTGGTATCCCCAGGTGCAGGGCATGGGCTACGACACCCTGGGCCTGACCCTGGCCGGCGAGCTGACCCTGGACGTCCTGCTGGCGGTGGCCATCGGCAAGCTGCTGCTGACGGCCGGCGCCGTGGCCTGCGGTATCCCGGTCAGCATCATCGGCCCGATCCTGGTGGCGGGAGGGGCCGCCGGTGCCCTGTGCGGCCTGCTCGGCGCCCAACTGATGCCGGGGCTGGCCACCGGCCCCGAGGTCTATGCCATGCTCGGCATGGCGGCGATGATGGGCGCCGTGCTCCAGGCGCCGCTGGCCGCGCTGATGGCGCTGCTCGAGCTGACCCACAATCCCAACCTGATCCTGCCGGGCATGCTGGCCGTGGTGGTGGCCGGGCTGACCGCCCGTCAGCTGTGTGGCTGCGACGGCTTCTTCATCAGCGTCACCCGGCATGGCCTGCATCCCCTGCAGCAGCCCCTGATGCAGGCCCTCTCGCGGGTCTCGGTGCCGGCGGTGATGGAGCGTGACCTGGTGCGTACCCGCCGGCGGGTGACCCGGGAACAGGCCAGTGCCCTGCTGGAGGCCAAGCCGGTCTGGGTGGTCATCGAGCGTTCCAGCGACGACAAGCCCGCCCTGGCGCTCAAGGCCGCGGATCTGGCCCGCTGGATGCTGGAGCATGATGACGATGACAAGATCGGCAAGGACGGCAAGCTGGACCTGATGGAGATCCCCGGCCAGCGCTTGGACATGGCGCCGATCCACCTGCAGGCCACGCTCTCGGAGGCCTTCACCCGGCTCAACGACAAGGCCGTGGATGCGCTCTACGTCGAGCACGGTCACCGGCCGAAGCGGAAGCGGATTTCCGGTATCATCACCCGGGACGCCATCGAGCGTTACTATCGCTACAGCGACACACCTCCAGCCTAA
- the hemJ gene encoding protoporphyrinogen oxidase HemJ, producing MYPWIKALHLVAVVTWFAALFYLPRLYVYHAMARDRGERPAIDYFTVMERKLYRGIMTPSMIAVLVLGGALLYLNPAWLGQGWMHVKLALVVLLVGYHHVCLVYLKQFTAGRCSRTHGFFRVFNELPVIALLAIVILAVVKPF from the coding sequence ATGTATCCCTGGATCAAGGCCCTGCACCTGGTGGCCGTGGTGACCTGGTTTGCCGCCCTCTTCTACCTGCCGCGGCTCTATGTCTACCACGCCATGGCCCGGGACCGGGGGGAACGACCGGCCATCGACTACTTCACCGTCATGGAGCGCAAGCTCTATCGCGGCATCATGACGCCGTCGATGATCGCCGTGCTGGTGCTGGGCGGCGCCCTGCTCTATCTCAATCCTGCCTGGCTCGGGCAGGGCTGGATGCACGTCAAGCTCGCTCTGGTCGTGTTGCTGGTCGGCTACCACCATGTCTGCCTGGTCTATCTCAAGCAGTTCACCGCCGGGCGTTGCTCCCGCACCCATGGTTTCTTCCGGGTGTTCAACGAATTGCCCGTGATCGCCCTGCTGGCGATCGTCATCCTCGCCGTCGTGAAGCCGTTCTGA
- the thiD gene encoding bifunctional hydroxymethylpyrimidine kinase/phosphomethylpyrimidine kinase, translated as MSPSAETLPHLPMVLVLAGHDPTGGAGLVADAEAVAACGGWALTIPTALTVQNCRDVTAVQPVAADTIRDMASALEDTEIAAIKVGLLPAPETLEAVVEIIARRPGVPVVVDPVLRAGGGKALSTEGLVAAFRRRMLPLVDILTPNHQELARLADADCLDETQRAVSLMHLGCQGVLVTGTDDPDVRTAPERVVHTLHAPDGDRQWSWPRLPGQFHGSGCTLAAALATRLALGESLVGACQQAQAFTWQALAHGWQPGRDQRLPRRLWRLPVTLEG; from the coding sequence ATGTCGCCGTCCGCTGAAACGCTCCCCCATCTGCCCATGGTGCTGGTCCTCGCCGGCCACGATCCCACCGGCGGCGCCGGCCTGGTGGCCGATGCCGAGGCCGTGGCGGCCTGCGGCGGCTGGGCGCTGACCATCCCCACCGCCCTGACGGTACAGAACTGTCGCGATGTCACGGCCGTGCAGCCGGTGGCGGCGGACACCATCCGCGACATGGCATCCGCCCTCGAGGACACCGAGATCGCCGCCATCAAGGTCGGCCTGCTGCCCGCCCCGGAGACCCTGGAGGCGGTGGTGGAGATCATCGCCCGCCGCCCGGGAGTGCCGGTGGTGGTCGACCCGGTCCTGCGGGCCGGCGGGGGCAAGGCGTTGTCCACAGAGGGGTTGGTGGCGGCCTTCCGCCGGCGCATGCTGCCCCTCGTGGATATCCTCACTCCCAATCACCAGGAACTCGCTCGCCTGGCCGACGCCGACTGCCTGGACGAGACCCAGCGCGCGGTGAGCCTGATGCACCTGGGCTGCCAGGGCGTGCTGGTCACTGGCACCGACGACCCCGATGTCCGCACCGCCCCCGAGCGGGTGGTGCACACCCTTCACGCCCCGGATGGCGACCGCCAGTGGAGCTGGCCGCGCCTGCCCGGCCAGTTCCATGGCTCCGGCTGCACCCTGGCGGCGGCCCTGGCCACCCGCCTGGCGCTGGGGGAGTCGCTGGTCGGCGCCTGCCAGCAGGCCCAGGCCTTCACCTGGCAGGCCCTGGCCCATGGCTGGCAGCCGGGACGGGACCAGCGCCTGCCGCGTCGGCTGTGGCGCCTGCCGGTGACTCTGGAAGGCTGA